GCCGGCCTCCTCGGCGATGGCCCGCGCGGTCAGCGGGTTGTCGCCCGTGATCATGACGGTTCTGATGCCCATGCGGCGCAGTTCGTCGAAGCGTTCCCGGACGCCGTCCTTGACGACGTCCTTGAGGTGGACGACGCCGAGCACCCGGGCCCCGCCGCTCTCCCCGGCGTCCTCGACGGCGACGAGCAGCGGGGTGCCGCCCGCCCGGGAGATGCGCTCCGCGCTCTCCTCCGCGTCCGGCGGCACGGTGCCGCCGCGCTCGCGTACCCAGGCGAGGACGGAGGCGGTGGCGCCCTTGCGGATCCGGCGCCCGGCCACGTCCACGCCGGACATGCGGGTGCGGGCGGTGAAGGGGATCCACCGGGCGTCCGCGAGCGCGTCCGGAAGCGGCTCGCGGGCCTCGTACGGTGCCCCGCCACGTCGTACGGGCGCGGCCTCCGCCAGGACCTTCTCCGCCAGTTCCACCACCGAGCGGCCCTCCGGGGTCTCGTCCGCGAGGGACGACAGCCGGGCGGCCCCGGCGACCTCGGCCTGCGTGGCGCCGCCCACCGGGACGAACGCGGCGGCCCGCCGGTTGCCGTGGGTGAGGGTGCCGGTCTTGTCGAGCAGCAGCGTGGAGACGTCGCCGGCGGCCTCGACCGCCCTGCCGGACATGGCCAGTACGTTGCGCCGCACCAGGCGGTCCATGCCGGCGATGCCGATGGCCGACAGCAGGGCGCCGATGGTGGTGGGGATGAGGCAGACCAGCAGCGCGACCAGCACCGCCATGGTCGGCCGGGCGCCCGCGTGGCCGGCGATCGGCGGCAGGGTGGCGCAGGCGAGGAGGAAGACGATCGTCAGCGAGGCGAGCAGGATGTTGAGCGCGATCTCGTTCGGCGTCCGCTGCCGGGCCGCGCCCTCGACCAGGCCGATCATCCGGTCCAGGAAGGTTTCCCCCGGCCGCGCGGTGATCCGGACGACGATGCGGTCGGAGAGGACGCGGGTGCCGCCGGTGACGGCGCTGCGGTCGCCGCCGGACTCCCGGACGACCGGCGCGGACTCGCCGGTGATGGCGGACTCGTCCACGCCGGCGACGCCCTCGACGACGTCGCCGTCGCCCGGGATCACGTCGCCCGCCTCGCAGACGACGAGGTCGCCGACGGTGAGCGCGGTGCCCGGCACCCGTTCCTCGGTGCCGCCGGCCAGCCGGCGGGCCACGGCGGCGGTCCTGGCCCGGCGCAGGCCGTCGGCCTGTGCCCTGCCGCGCCCCTCGGCCACCGCCTCCGCCCCGTTGGCGAAGAGCACGGTGAGCCACAGCCAGGCGCTGATCGTCCAGCCGAACGCGTCGCCCGGGTCCGTGCAGGAGTACGCGGTGGTCAGCACGGAGCCCGTCCACACCACGAAGATGACCGGCGAGCGGACCAGCGCGCGCGGGTCCAGCTTGCGCAGGGCGCCGGGCAGCGCGGCGGCCAACTGCCCCGGCAGGGCAGCGGGGTTCGGACGTGCCGTCCTGTCGATGGTCATGCCAGTCCCTCCGCGAGCGGTCCCAGCGCCAGCGCCGGGAAGTAGGTCAGCCCCGTCAGGATCAGGACCGTGCCGACCAGGACGCCGGTGAACAGCGGTTTCCCGGTGTGCAGGGTGCCCGCCGTCACCGGCACCGGGCGCTGCCCGGCGAGCGCGCCGGCGAGGGCGAGGACGAACACCATCGGCAGGAACCGGCCCAGCAGCATGACGATGCCGAGGGTGGTGTTGAACCACTGCGTGTCGGCGTTCAGCCCGGCGAAGGCCGAGCCGTTGTTGTTGGCGGCGGAGGTGTAGGCGTAGAGAATCTCGGTGAAGCCGTGCGCTCCGGGGTTGAGCGGGGAGTTGCGCGGGGTGGGCAGCGCCATGGCGGCGGCGGTGAAGACGAGCACCAGCGCCGGGGTGACCAGCAGAGAGCAGGCGGCCGGCCGGATCTCGCGGATGCCGATCCGTTTGCCCAGGTATTCCGGGGTGCGGCCGACCAGCAGCCCCGCGACGAACACCGCGAGCACCGCCATGACGAGCATGCCGTACAGGCCCGAGCCGGTGCCGCCGGGCGCGATCTCGCCCAGCATCATGCCGAGCAGGGCGAGGCCGCCGCCCAGTCCGGTGAACGAGGAGTGGGAGGAGTCCACCGCGCCGGTCGAAGTGAGCGTCGTCGAGGCGGCGAACAGTGCGGAGCCGCCGACGCCGAAGCGGACCTCCTTGCCCTCCATCGCCCCGCCCGCGACGCCGAGCGCCCCCTCGTGGGCGCCGAACTCCGCCCACATCATGAGCGCGACGAAACCCGCCCACAGGGTGGCCATGGCGGCGAGGACGGCGTACCCCTGCCGCAGCGAGCCGACCATGATCCCGAAGGTGCGCGGCAGTGAGAACGGGACGACGAGGAGGAGGAAGACCTCGAAGAGGTTGGTGAACGGGCCCGGATTCTCGAAGGGGTGGGCGCTGTTGGCGTTGAAGTAGCCACCGCCGTTGGTGCCCAGCTCCTTGATGGCCTCCTGGGAGGCGACCGCGCCGCCGTTCCACTGCTGCGCCCCGCCGGTGAACCGGCCGACCTCGTGGATGCCGGAGAAGTTCTGCAGCACGCCGCACGCCACCAGCACCACGGCGGCGATCGCCGCGCCCGGCAGCAGAATGCGGACGACGCCCCGGACCAGGTCGGTCCAGAAGTTGCCGAGTTCGCCCGTGCGGCCGCGGGCCAAGCCCCGGACGAGGGCCATGGCGACGGCGATGCCGACGGCCGCCGAGACGAAGTTCTGCACCGCGAGCCCGGCGGTCTGCACCACGTGGCCCATGGTCTGTTCGCCGTAGTACGACTGCCAGTTGGTGTTGGTCACGAAGGAGACGGCGGTGTTGAACGCCTGGTCCGGGTCGACGGCCCGGAAGCCGGACGAGAGCGGCAGCAGCCCCTGCACGCGTTGCAGCAGGTACAGGAAGAGCACCCCGGCCGCCGAGAAGGCGAGGACGCCGCGCAGATAGGCGGGCCAGCGCATGGGGGCGTCCGGGTCGGCGCCGATGCCGCGGTAGAGCCACCGCTCCACGCGCAGGTGCCGGCCGGAGGAGTAGACCCGGGCCATGTAGGCGCCGAGGGGGACGTGGACGAGCGCCAGGGCGCCGACGAGGGCGAGCGCCTGGAGCGCGCCGGAGAGTACGGGACCCATGGGGCGGCTCAGAACCTCTCCGGGAAGAGCAGGGCGAGGACGAGGTAGCCCAGCAGGGCGACGGCCACGGCCAGGCCGATGCCCTGTTCGAGGGCGGAGGCGGTCACAGCTTCGTCACCCCCTTGGCAACGAGAGCGACCAGCGCGAAGAGGGCGAGGGTGGTGAGGACGAAGGCCGCATCGGCCATCGCGGGCTCCTGAACGGTGCGGAGGAGGGATCGGACAGGACGAGCAAACCTCCCGTCCGGCCCGGTGCGGCCGCCGTTGACGGCTCCCTGACGGCGGCGGGAGCGGCCTTGACAGCCCTCTGACGTGCGCTTGACGGGGCGCTGACACCGGCCGGGGACGTGCGGCACCCGCCGTTCACCGGACCGCCCGCAGGACTCATCAAACTTTGACTCCTCGTTTTCTTGAATCCATCGTGTTTACGGCTGTAGGTTCGCCCGCATGACCGCATCCCGGCCAGAGACGACCGCGGAGGAACTGCGCGGTGCGGGCCTGCGTGTGACGGCCGCCCGCGTCGCGCTGCTGGACGCCGTGCGCGAGGGCGACCACCTCGGTGTCGAGGCCCTGGCCTCCGGGGTGCGCGCACGCGTGGGCCACATCTCGCTCCAGGCGGTGTACGAGGCCCTGCACGCGCTCACCGCGGCGGGACTCGTGCGCCGGCTCGAACCGCCCGGCAGCCCCGCGCTGTACGAGGGGCGGGTCGGGGACAACCACCACCATCTCGTGTGCCGGTCCTGCGGTGTCGTGGCCGACGTCGACTGCGCGGTCGGCCACGCACCCTGTCTGACCGCCTCGGACGACCACGGCTTCACGGTCGACGAGGCCGAGGTCATCTACTGGGGCCTGTGCCCCCGCTGTTCCACCGCTCGCAGTTCAGCACAGTGATTCGCCCAGCTCGGAAGGATTTTCATGTCTGAGAACCACGACGCGATCGTCACGGACCCGAAGACGGAGGGCGAGAGCGGCGGCTGCCCGGTCGCGCACACGCGCGCCCCGCACCCCACCCAGGGCGGTGGCAACCGCCAGTGGTGGCCCGAGCGCCTCAACCTGAAGGTGCTCGCCAAGAACCCCGCCGTGGGCAACCCCATGGGTGAGGAGTTCGACTACGCCGAGGCGTTCAAGAGCCTCGACCTGCCCGCCGTGAAGCGGGACATCGCCGAGGTGCTGACCACCTCGCAGGACTGGTGGCCCGCCGACTTCGGCCACTACGGCCCGCTCGTCGTCCGCATGGCCTGGCACAGCGCCGGCACCTACCGGATCAGCGACGGCCGCGGCGGCGCCGGCTCCGGCCAGCAGCGCTTCGCCCCGCTCAACAGCTGGCCGGACAACGCCAACCTGGACAAGGCCCGCCGGCTGCTGTGGCCGGTGAAGAAGAAGTACGGCAAGAACCTGTCCTGGGCCGACCTGCTGATCCTCTCCGGCAACGTGGCCCTGGAGTCCATGGGCTTCACCACGTTCGGCTTCGCCGGCGGCCGCGAGGACGTGTGGGAGGCCGAGGAGGACGTGTACTGGGGTCCCGAGACCACCTGGCTCGGCGACGAGCGCTACACCGGTGACCGTGACCTGGAGAGCCCGCTCGGCGCCGTCCAGATGGGCCTCATCTACGTCAACCCCGAGGGCCCCAACGGCAACCCGGACCCGGTCGCCTCGGCCCGCGACATCCGCGAGACGTTCCGCCGGATGGCGATGAACGACGAGGAGACCGTCGCCCTGATCGCGGGCGGCCACACCTTCGGCAAGACCCACGGCGCCGGCCCCGCCGACAACGTGGGCGCCGACCCCGAGGCCGCCGGCTTCGAGGAGATGGGCCTGGGCTGGAAGAACGCCTTCGGCTCCGGCAAGGGCGGCGACACCATCACCAGCGGTCTCGAGGTGACCTGGACCAACACCCCGACGACCTGGGACAACAGCTTCTTCGAGATACTCTTCGGCTACGAGTGGGAGCTGTTCAAGAGCCCCGCGGGCGCCAACCAGTGGCGGCCGAAGGACAACGCCGGGGCCGGCACCGTCCCCGACGCGCACGACCCGGCCAAGAGCCACCAGCCGACGATGCTGACGACCGACCTCGCGCTGCGGTTCGACCCGGTCTACGGCCCGATCTCGCGCCGGTTCAAGGACAACCCGGACGAGTTCGCGGACGCCTTCGCGCGCGCCTGGTTCAAGCTGACCCACCGTGACATGGGCCCCAAGTCGCTCTACCTCGGCCCGGAGGTCCCCGAGGAGACGCTGATCTGGCAGGACCCGCTGCCGGAGCGGACCCACGAGCTGATCGACGCCGCCGACGTGGCCGCCCTCAAGGAGCGCATCCTCGCCTCGGAGCTGTCGGTGGCCCAGCTGGTGTCCACCGCGTGGGCCTCGGCGTCCACCTTCCGCGGCACCGACAAGCGCGGCGGCGCCGACGGCGCGCGCATCCGTCTGGAGCCGCAGCGCGGCTGGGAGGTCAACGACCCCGAGCGCCTGGCGACGGTCCTGCGTGTCCTGGAGGGCGTCCAGGAGTCCTTCAACTCGGCGCAGACCGGCGGCAAGCAGGTCTCGCTGGCCGACCTGATCGTGCTGGGCGGCGCGGCGGCCGTCGAGCGGGCGGCCAAGGAGGCCGGCTTCGAGATCGAGGTGCCGTTCACGCCGGGCCGGGTGGACGCCACGCAGGAGCAGACGGACGCGGAGTCGTTCGCGGCGCTCGAGCCGACCGCCGACGGCTTCCGCAACTACCACGGCAAGGGCAACCGGCTCCCCGCCGAGTTCCTCCTCGTCGACCGGGCCAACCTGCTGACCCTGAGCGCCCCGGAGATGACCGTCCTCGTCGGTGGTCTGCGTGTCCTGGGCGCCAACCACCAGCAGTCGCAGCTCGGCGTGCTCACCACCACGCCCGGCGCGCTGACCAACGACTTCTTCGTCAACCTGCTGGACATGGGCACGGCGTGGAAGTCGACCTCCGCGGACCAGACCACGTTCGAGGGCCGCGACGCGGCCACCGGCGAGATCAAGTGGGCCGGCAGCCGTGCCGACCTGGTCTTCGGGTCCAACTCCGAGCTGCGCGCGCTCGCCGAGGTCTACGCGAGCGACGACGCGAAGGAGAAGTTCGTGCGCGACTTCGTCGCGGCCTGGGACAAGGTCATGAACCTCGACCGGTTCGACCTGGCCTGATCCCGGCGTGCGGGCCGGCCGGTGTGTGTCACCGGCCGGCCCGCACGGCTGTTCCCCGCGCGGTGCGCGGCGGGAAAATCCCGATGACACTCCGCGTCCGGTGGCGTTACGCTCCCGGCGATGACCACTTACTCCGTTCACAGATGGGGGGTCCCGTCCGCGCAAGGTGAGTGCTGATGGCCACTCACCCCGCGACCGGGAATGTCCGCCTCTCCCTCTGGCGGCGCGTACGCGAGTACGCCGTGCCGCCCTCCATGATCGAGACCGCGACCGCGCGCCGCCGTGCCGGTGACTGGGCCGGAGCGTGTGCCGCCGCGGGCGTCGACGTCGATCTCGACCTGCGTGCCGTGGCCCGCGCCCACGGCCGTGACCTCGCGGCCCGCGTCCGGGACGATCTGCGCCACCTCGCCCCCGACCTGCTGCGCTGGCACCTGCCGAGGATCGCCCCCGACGGACTGCTGCGCCCGGGGCTCACCCTCGCACTGGCCCACTACGACACCCCGGGGACCGACGGCCCGGCCCCACCGCACCTCGTGGTGCGGACCCCGCCCGCGTGGGCGGACGGCGGCCAGCGGATCGGCCTGGCACTGTGGGACGGCACCCCCGCCACGGCCGACGCCCGGCACCATCCGCATCCCCGGCCCAGCCGGCGCTTCCGGCTGGACCTGCACCGTCATCTGTGGGACGCCCGCAGGGCCGGGGAGCTGCGGGTGCGGTCCGGGGCCGACCGGCCGCCGGACGAGGAGGTGCCCGAGCCGCTGCGAGCGGTGCCGGACGGCCAC
The DNA window shown above is from Streptomyces sp. NBC_00670 and carries:
- the katG gene encoding catalase/peroxidase HPI codes for the protein MSENHDAIVTDPKTEGESGGCPVAHTRAPHPTQGGGNRQWWPERLNLKVLAKNPAVGNPMGEEFDYAEAFKSLDLPAVKRDIAEVLTTSQDWWPADFGHYGPLVVRMAWHSAGTYRISDGRGGAGSGQQRFAPLNSWPDNANLDKARRLLWPVKKKYGKNLSWADLLILSGNVALESMGFTTFGFAGGREDVWEAEEDVYWGPETTWLGDERYTGDRDLESPLGAVQMGLIYVNPEGPNGNPDPVASARDIRETFRRMAMNDEETVALIAGGHTFGKTHGAGPADNVGADPEAAGFEEMGLGWKNAFGSGKGGDTITSGLEVTWTNTPTTWDNSFFEILFGYEWELFKSPAGANQWRPKDNAGAGTVPDAHDPAKSHQPTMLTTDLALRFDPVYGPISRRFKDNPDEFADAFARAWFKLTHRDMGPKSLYLGPEVPEETLIWQDPLPERTHELIDAADVAALKERILASELSVAQLVSTAWASASTFRGTDKRGGADGARIRLEPQRGWEVNDPERLATVLRVLEGVQESFNSAQTGGKQVSLADLIVLGGAAAVERAAKEAGFEIEVPFTPGRVDATQEQTDAESFAALEPTADGFRNYHGKGNRLPAEFLLVDRANLLTLSAPEMTVLVGGLRVLGANHQQSQLGVLTTTPGALTNDFFVNLLDMGTAWKSTSADQTTFEGRDAATGEIKWAGSRADLVFGSNSELRALAEVYASDDAKEKFVRDFVAAWDKVMNLDRFDLA
- the kdpB gene encoding potassium-transporting ATPase subunit KdpB, encoding MTIDRTARPNPAALPGQLAAALPGALRKLDPRALVRSPVIFVVWTGSVLTTAYSCTDPGDAFGWTISAWLWLTVLFANGAEAVAEGRGRAQADGLRRARTAAVARRLAGGTEERVPGTALTVGDLVVCEAGDVIPGDGDVVEGVAGVDESAITGESAPVVRESGGDRSAVTGGTRVLSDRIVVRITARPGETFLDRMIGLVEGAARQRTPNEIALNILLASLTIVFLLACATLPPIAGHAGARPTMAVLVALLVCLIPTTIGALLSAIGIAGMDRLVRRNVLAMSGRAVEAAGDVSTLLLDKTGTLTHGNRRAAAFVPVGGATQAEVAGAARLSSLADETPEGRSVVELAEKVLAEAAPVRRGGAPYEAREPLPDALADARWIPFTARTRMSGVDVAGRRIRKGATASVLAWVRERGGTVPPDAEESAERISRAGGTPLLVAVEDAGESGGARVLGVVHLKDVVKDGVRERFDELRRMGIRTVMITGDNPLTARAIAEEAGVDDFLAEATPEDKMALIRREQSGGRLVAMTGDGTNDAPALAQADVGVAMNTGTSAAKEAGNMIDLDSDPAKLIEIVEIGKQLLITRGALTTFSLANDVAKYFAIIPALFASVYPGLDRLNIMGLSSPDSAILSAVVFNALVIVALIPLALRGVRYRAMSADRMLRRNLARYGLGGLLAPFLGIKLIDLLVSLLPGF
- the kdpA gene encoding potassium-transporting ATPase subunit KdpA, whose translation is MGPVLSGALQALALVGALALVHVPLGAYMARVYSSGRHLRVERWLYRGIGADPDAPMRWPAYLRGVLAFSAAGVLFLYLLQRVQGLLPLSSGFRAVDPDQAFNTAVSFVTNTNWQSYYGEQTMGHVVQTAGLAVQNFVSAAVGIAVAMALVRGLARGRTGELGNFWTDLVRGVVRILLPGAAIAAVVLVACGVLQNFSGIHEVGRFTGGAQQWNGGAVASQEAIKELGTNGGGYFNANSAHPFENPGPFTNLFEVFLLLVVPFSLPRTFGIMVGSLRQGYAVLAAMATLWAGFVALMMWAEFGAHEGALGVAGGAMEGKEVRFGVGGSALFAASTTLTSTGAVDSSHSSFTGLGGGLALLGMMLGEIAPGGTGSGLYGMLVMAVLAVFVAGLLVGRTPEYLGKRIGIREIRPAACSLLVTPALVLVFTAAAMALPTPRNSPLNPGAHGFTEILYAYTSAANNNGSAFAGLNADTQWFNTTLGIVMLLGRFLPMVFVLALAGALAGQRPVPVTAGTLHTGKPLFTGVLVGTVLILTGLTYFPALALGPLAEGLA
- the kdpF gene encoding K(+)-transporting ATPase subunit F → MTASALEQGIGLAVAVALLGYLVLALLFPERF
- a CDS encoding Fur family transcriptional regulator — encoded protein: MTASRPETTAEELRGAGLRVTAARVALLDAVREGDHLGVEALASGVRARVGHISLQAVYEALHALTAAGLVRRLEPPGSPALYEGRVGDNHHHLVCRSCGVVADVDCAVGHAPCLTASDDHGFTVDEAEVIYWGLCPRCSTARSSAQ